The genomic stretch ATTACTCTTGACTTTTTCCTTCATCGCATTGATCCTCCTCGTTTTCGGAATCGTGTCAATTCCAAGCACTGGCAGTAACTCCTCTCACAGTGTCCATGATCTCACCTCCATCGTTCGTACCACTCATCACAAGTTCGTTTACCTTGTCTTTTTGAACTCATTAGTCTCGTGTAAGGCGGTTTTACATTAATATCGTGTACAACGGATCTCAATTACTTGTAAAAGGCCGTCTTATCCGAGTATTTGTGTATATTTAATATATGTTGTAATTGTGGGTTTGATTAATGGGTGGCAGAGCTGAGGACAGTAACGAGAGAAGTGATCAGTGGGTTGAGGTCTTGTCTTGGGAGCCTAGAGCTGTTGTTTATCACAATTTTCTGGTAAttgttttcattttcatattgatTCTTTGATTTCTCAGCTGACTTTGCTTTGCATTTTGCTAATTTTCATTATCTCCTCCCAATTGTTCGTGCCACACGATTTAGATATTACTCCGTATCTCTTACGTCTGGATTAcgatggaataaatcaaaatgtcTCACTCGTTACGCTTCTTTTGATCTTCAACTAGTCGTCATAGGATGTAATTCTGGGTGCTATTTTCATTTTGGATCGTTTGGAAATAACCTTTCTAAATTGTTAATAGAGCTGTAGGTCTCTCACCCCGCAATTTGTGTGAGCCCTTGAGACACTTCGGCAATGTTGTTGTCGACTTGTTGTATATTGCTCTGTGCTATTTATTGCACCCTTTTTTTCTGAGGTATTTCGAATTGTTTGTTGACACGAATTAAGTCAGGAAAAACCTCTGAACGGGATTTTCGTTGCAACTGTCATTATAAAAGGAAACAGCCAAATCTGAGATCCTGTCTTGAATGTATCTATGTACGAGCCTTGAAAAAGCCTCTTTTTGGTTAGTTTTTCCGGTATAGGAAAATTTATAACTTTCTAATTGTGGCTTGTCATAAAGGAGTAATCTTCTAGCATTAAGCTTCGTTGTGCCATCATACATCTTCTTTTGTCTACACTAAAGCCATTGTGGCATTGTGAAGACAAGTTTGGGTATTGGTGTCGGAATGCAATCATCTGTTTGTCTGTGCATTCTTTTGCTTGTGTCATTGCCCTTGGTTATTGTGAAGAAGGGATGCAAGTTTAATTTAAGTTCAGTGAGATACTATGTCAAGTTATTTTGAAGGCTCTGTGCTAATTCGAAGATATTGATAACTGACAAATGCTTTGATTTTGGCAGTCCAGAGATGAATGTCAGTACCTCATTGATCTCGCTAAGCCTCATATGGAAAAGTCAACTGTTGTTGACGAGAAAACTGGCAAGAGTAGAGATAGCCGGTATGTATCTAGTTGTGCATTCTGTCTCTCTTTTTTTCACAATCCCTATTCTGCCAATCATTGACTATCTTACAATTTTTTTTAACACGCAAAATTGATTCCCTTACCTATCGCTAACCTTCCTTAGGTTTTCTCCTTAACTCCTAAAATCTTTCGTTTGCTTTGCTTCTAGGGTACGCACTAGTTCAGGAACTTTCCTTCCTAGAGGACGGGATAAAATCATCAGGAATATTGAGAAAAGAATTGCGGATTTCACTTTCTTACCTGTAGGTATGTGGTCTAGAGTACTAGACTATCCTCAAAAGCTATCAATTTTTACCTCTAGATATGTGGTCTAGACTATCTTAGCAGTCTTAAGGCCAAATAACTTTTCTGTATACTATTCTTGCTTATTACTTTTATTGAGCATGATTAAGGGCGGTTTATCATCCGACATGTCTTGAACATTGACTTGTTTTTAAAGTTTAGGACTGTTTCTAAGTTATCTAAATGATGAAGTATATTCTTTTTACCAGCTACTCAAGCTCTATGAGACTTCTATCTGATTCACGATCTTTTGTGTCTGGACTCTTGAGAGAGATTAGACTAAGACCTGTAACTACTTGGCCTCTTGGGACAATGAGAAAAGACTGTAACAAAGTTAAAGTGTTCGACTAGTTAAAGTGATCCTGCCTCTTGGGATGTACGCAGTCTCTTCACAATAAAAAATAGCACATCTGTTTACTGTTTAGTGAgacattttgctttattccatcataatgcAGACCAAAGAATAATAAGTCTTAGACTTCATGCTCCATGCACAAAAAAGACAGGAAACTTAAATTTCCTGTTTGTTTAAGTGGGTCCTTGCCTCCCCCCGGGCTCTCTCTTAGTTTTGTTCTTTTTCAAAGTGTTTTTTGTTATTATCGTTATGTTTATATATTTCGCTTCTTGCTCTTATATGACACCGTTAAAACTCAATTTGAGGATGTCAGTCAGTTCATTGCTCTGTTTTAATTTTTCCGTGTTGGACACCTGTCTTGTGTCGCAATGGCTAAGTGAAGTGTCAAAGTAACGTTGGTGCATGTATGACACATCTTGCACCAATTTTGGAGGAGCTGTGCTGTAATTTGTAGTACCCTGAAAGTCTTTCTGAATAGTTGGGCGATGCATAGATGATTCAGCTTCTTTGATTAGCTTTTATCTTAGCTCTAGGTTCAATTAGCAATTGGTTGTTGGATTACTAACCTTCTTTACGTGGTACACCTTTTTATAGAGCATGGTGAAGGTCTTCAAGTTCTTCATTATGAAGTTGGACAAAAGTATGAACCACACTTTGATTACTTCTTAGATGAATTCAATACTGTCAATGGGGGCCAACGTATAGCCACAGTTCTCATGTACCTGTAAGTTATCTTTCTCTCGAAGTGCTGTTTCTATCTCTTTTCAGCATATCCCCCCTTTATTTTTCAAGTGGTATTCCGCTCCATGGCATATTCAAGTTACCATGAAATCTTTATTTGTATTAAACTATTGTACTGAAGTTTCTTTATCTATGATGTAATATTTCCTTCTGATACATACATGGCTAATCTGTGTTACAGTTCTGAGGTTGATTTTGGGGGTGAGACGGTTTTTCCTGATGCAAAAGGAAACAAAAGTGCTGTACCTTATTGGAATGAGCTGTCTGAATGTGCTAAAGAAGGGCTTTCAGTCAAACCAAAAATGGGTGACGCCTTACTTTTCTGGAGCATGAATCCTGATGCTTCTCTTGATCCTTCAAGTTTGCATGGTTAGTGGTTTGAATTCTTTACATTGATTGAGTTCTGTACGCCTTTGTTGGAGAGAATGATATAGTCTTACCTCTGTTGGAGAATAGGAGATAGTCTTACTCTGCTTAAAATAATATCCTGAATTCTGATTGTCTTGTAACTAACTACTAAGTACTTTTCCTGTCACAGGTGGTTGCCCTGTAATTAAGGGGAATAAGTGGTCAGCTACAAAATGGATTCGCGTGAACGAATACAAAGCTTGAAGCCTGACAATTTTATGTTTAGGTAATATTTTTGGCTTGAGTGGTCTTGGCTATGAATTCTGAGGCTGCAT from Silene latifolia isolate original U9 population chromosome 2, ASM4854445v1, whole genome shotgun sequence encodes the following:
- the LOC141643276 gene encoding putative prolyl 4-hydroxylase 10; translated protein: MAKGKLGRGPPRKSGSMSSSTLVFTLLLTFSFIALILLVFGIVSIPSTGSNSSHSVHDLTSIVRTTHHKAEDSNERSDQWVEVLSWEPRAVVYHNFLSRDECQYLIDLAKPHMEKSTVVDEKTGKSRDSRVRTSSGTFLPRGRDKIIRNIEKRIADFTFLPVEHGEGLQVLHYEVGQKYEPHFDYFLDEFNTVNGGQRIATVLMYLSEVDFGGETVFPDAKGNKSAVPYWNELSECAKEGLSVKPKMGDALLFWSMNPDASLDPSSLHGGCPVIKGNKWSATKWIRVNEYKA